Proteins from a genomic interval of Diaphorobacter sp. HDW4A:
- a CDS encoding cytochrome c, with protein MNSPSAAPVDPAHHTPPPPARKRRHGWRNFFLLVIVLLLLLVVAAVAGNRHTVPDRAPQTVQATPQQLKQGEYLTRMGDCIACHTAVNGQPFAGGFPLQTGFGTIYGTNITADPDHGIGRWNADEFYRAVANGTAPGGRQLYPAMPYASYHQIKREDSDLIYAYLLRQPPSARANQKPEMPFPFNLRVLMLGWKMLYHHKDELPVASQGQSVEWQRGRYLGNVLGHCAECHTPRTQLGGMDNSKWLTGSTLGLFAAPDITSAQLAERGWTPANLHDFLTRGYSTSGSAFDEMHPVIANSTQYLSADDAKAVVTFLMGDTPPAAKVLPIPAPNPAKLIAGQDHYMALCASCHGSQGLGRQLTMPPLLGNSTVRQPDGRNLVLAILVGLPKRSGAEGGPTALPGMPGFANDLDDQAIADLSNYVRGQMGALPGGQGSDITAARVAELRAAAKKANRAIAP; from the coding sequence ATGAACTCGCCAAGCGCTGCACCTGTCGATCCGGCTCATCACACGCCGCCGCCGCCCGCGCGCAAACGCCGCCATGGCTGGCGCAACTTCTTTCTGCTCGTCATCGTGCTGCTGCTCTTGCTCGTGGTGGCCGCCGTCGCGGGCAACCGACACACCGTTCCCGATCGCGCGCCGCAGACCGTGCAGGCCACGCCGCAACAGCTCAAGCAGGGCGAATACCTTACGCGCATGGGCGACTGCATCGCCTGCCACACGGCCGTCAACGGCCAGCCCTTTGCAGGCGGCTTTCCATTGCAGACCGGCTTCGGCACGATCTACGGCACCAACATCACCGCCGACCCCGACCACGGCATTGGTCGCTGGAATGCCGACGAGTTTTACCGCGCAGTGGCCAACGGCACCGCGCCCGGTGGCCGTCAACTCTATCCGGCCATGCCTTATGCGTCCTACCACCAGATAAAGCGCGAAGATTCCGATCTGATCTACGCCTATCTGCTGCGCCAGCCTCCATCCGCACGCGCCAATCAGAAGCCCGAGATGCCCTTCCCGTTCAACCTGCGCGTGCTGATGCTGGGCTGGAAGATGCTGTACCACCACAAGGATGAACTCCCCGTCGCATCGCAGGGCCAGAGCGTCGAGTGGCAGCGTGGCCGCTATCTCGGCAACGTGCTCGGCCACTGCGCCGAGTGCCACACACCGCGCACCCAACTCGGCGGTATGGACAACTCGAAATGGCTCACGGGCAGCACGCTCGGCCTGTTCGCCGCACCCGACATCACCTCTGCGCAACTGGCAGAACGTGGCTGGACGCCTGCGAATCTGCACGATTTTCTGACGCGCGGCTATTCGACATCGGGCAGCGCATTCGACGAGATGCATCCGGTCATCGCCAACAGCACACAATACCTGAGCGCCGACGACGCCAAGGCCGTGGTCACCTTTCTGATGGGCGACACGCCACCCGCCGCCAAGGTGCTGCCGATACCCGCACCCAACCCGGCCAAGCTCATCGCGGGGCAAGACCACTACATGGCCCTGTGCGCGAGCTGCCATGGCTCGCAGGGCCTTGGTCGCCAGCTCACCATGCCGCCACTGCTGGGCAACAGCACGGTGCGCCAACCCGACGGCCGCAATCTGGTGCTCGCGATTCTCGTGGGCCTGCCCAAACGCAGCGGCGCGGAAGGCGGCCCGACTGCCCTGCCCGGCATGCCGGGCTTCGCCAACGACCTCGACGATCAGGCCATCGCTGACCTGAGCAACTATGTGCGCGGCCAGATGGGTGCTCTGCCAGGTGGTCAGGGCAGCGACATCACCGCAGCGCGCGTGGCAGAGCTGCGCGCCGCAGCGAAGAAGGCGAACCGCGCGATTGCACCCTGA
- the boxC gene encoding 2,3-epoxybenzoyl-CoA dihydrolase has translation MSQQQHPIVDYRTEPSQYRHWSFEVDGQIARLKLDIAEDGGIRPGYKLKLNSYDLGVDVELHDALNRIRFEHPQVRTVVVTSGKERIFCSGANIFMLGVSSHSWKVNFCKFTNETRNSMEDSSKRDGLKFVAAVNGACAGGGYELALACDDIVLIDDRSSAVSLPEVPLLGVLPGTGGLTRVTDKRHVRNDLADIFCTSVEGVRGQRAVDWRLVDAIAKPAQFADTVTQRAQKLAAGSSRPAKAQGIKLTRVERELNENSLRYAHVNVDIDRAKRTATIIAKAPEGAPPKTAEAIAEQATNWWPLAMGRELDDAILHLRTNELDIGTWVLKTQGDAANVLAYDAAMLLHKNHWLVGETIGLLRRTFARLDVSSRSLFALIEPGSCFAGMLAELAFAADRTYMAVLPDEPDREPKLTLDEFNFGLLPLVNDQSRLQRRFYEEEAPLKAVHASIGSALHGDDAHKLGLVTAALDDIDWEDEIRIAIEERAAMSSDALTGLEANLRFNGKENLATRVFGRLSAWQNWIFIRPNAVGEKGALKLYGSGQRAGFDLNRV, from the coding sequence ATGTCCCAGCAGCAGCACCCCATCGTCGACTACCGCACCGAACCCTCGCAGTACCGCCACTGGTCGTTTGAAGTGGACGGCCAGATCGCGCGCCTGAAACTCGACATCGCTGAGGACGGGGGTATCCGCCCCGGCTACAAGCTCAAGCTCAACAGCTACGACCTGGGCGTGGACGTGGAGCTGCACGACGCGCTCAACCGCATCCGCTTCGAGCACCCGCAGGTGCGCACCGTGGTGGTCACCAGTGGCAAGGAGCGCATCTTCTGCTCAGGCGCTAACATCTTCATGCTCGGCGTCTCCTCGCATTCATGGAAGGTGAACTTCTGCAAGTTCACCAACGAGACGCGCAACAGCATGGAAGACAGCTCGAAGCGCGACGGCCTCAAGTTCGTCGCCGCCGTCAACGGAGCCTGTGCGGGCGGCGGCTACGAGCTGGCTCTCGCCTGCGACGACATTGTGCTGATCGACGACCGCTCCTCCGCCGTCTCGCTGCCCGAGGTGCCGCTGCTCGGCGTGCTGCCCGGCACCGGCGGCCTCACCCGTGTGACCGACAAGCGCCATGTGCGCAACGATCTGGCCGACATCTTCTGCACCAGCGTCGAAGGCGTGCGCGGCCAGCGCGCGGTGGACTGGCGTCTGGTTGACGCGATTGCCAAGCCCGCGCAGTTTGCCGACACGGTGACGCAGCGTGCGCAAAAGCTGGCGGCGGGCAGCTCACGACCGGCCAAGGCACAAGGCATAAAGCTCACCCGCGTGGAGCGCGAACTCAATGAAAACAGCCTGCGCTATGCGCATGTGAACGTGGACATCGACCGCGCCAAACGCACCGCCACCATCATCGCGAAGGCTCCCGAAGGCGCGCCGCCAAAGACTGCAGAAGCCATCGCAGAACAGGCAACAAACTGGTGGCCGCTCGCCATGGGCCGCGAGCTCGACGATGCGATCCTGCATCTGCGCACCAACGAGCTGGACATCGGCACCTGGGTTTTGAAAACGCAAGGCGATGCCGCCAACGTGCTCGCGTATGACGCGGCCATGCTGCTGCACAAGAACCACTGGCTCGTGGGCGAAACCATCGGGTTGCTGCGCCGCACATTTGCGCGGCTCGATGTGTCCTCGCGCTCGCTGTTCGCGCTGATCGAGCCGGGTTCGTGCTTTGCTGGAATGCTGGCCGAATTGGCGTTTGCAGCGGATCGCACCTACATGGCGGTGCTGCCCGATGAACCCGACCGCGAACCCAAGCTCACGCTGGATGAATTCAACTTCGGGCTGCTGCCTTTGGTGAACGACCAAAGCCGCCTGCAGCGCCGTTTCTACGAAGAAGAAGCGCCGCTCAAAGCCGTTCACGCAAGCATCGGCAGCGCACTCCATGGCGACGATGCGCACAAGCTTGGTCTTGTGACGGCGGCGCTCGACGACATCGACTGGGAAGACGAGATCCGCATCGCGATTGAGGAGCGCGCTGCCATGTCATCCGATGCGCTCACCGGCCTCGAAGCCAACCTGCGTTTCAACGGCAAGGAGAACCTGGCGACGCGTGTGTTCGGCCGCCTCTCGGCATGGCAGAACTGGATCTTCATCCGTCCGAATGCGGTCGGCGAAAAGGGCGCGCTCAAACTCTACGGATCGGGGCAAAGGGCGGGCTTTGATCTCAACCGCGTCTGA
- the boxB gene encoding benzoyl-CoA 2,3-epoxidase subunit BoxB has translation MSNIDYSVKIPNNVDLSGDRTLQRALESWQPNFIQWWDDVGPEGSTNHDVYLRTAVSVDPQGWAQFGYVKMRDYRWGIFLNPADQERAIHFGDHKGEKAWQEVPGEHRANLRRIIVTQGDTEPASVEQQRHLGLTAPSLYDLRNLFQVNVEEGRHLWAMVYLLHKYFGRDGREEAEALLERQSGDENNPRILGAFNEKTPDWLAFFMFTYFTDRDGKFQLAALAESAFDPLARTTKFMLTEEAHHMFVGESGVSRVLQRTCQVMNELKTDDVAKLRVAGVIDLPTIQRYLNFHYSVTIDLFGADQSSNAATFYSSGLKGRYEEGKRSDDHALHDQRYKVLEVVDGKLQEKEVPMLNALNEVLRDDYIKDSNAGVGRWNKVMEKAGIDFRLIIPHKAFNRQIGALAGVRMSPDGRPVTEQEWQTRKDEWLASDADRAFVASLMQRCLAPGKFAGWIAPPVMGINRQPVDFDYVRFN, from the coding sequence ATGAGCAACATTGATTACAGCGTCAAGATTCCCAACAATGTCGATCTGAGCGGCGACCGCACTTTGCAGCGCGCGCTCGAGAGCTGGCAGCCCAACTTCATCCAATGGTGGGACGACGTCGGCCCCGAAGGCTCGACCAATCACGACGTCTATCTGCGCACCGCGGTGAGCGTCGATCCGCAGGGCTGGGCGCAGTTCGGCTACGTGAAGATGCGCGACTACCGCTGGGGCATTTTTCTCAATCCGGCCGATCAGGAACGCGCTATCCACTTCGGCGATCACAAGGGCGAGAAGGCCTGGCAGGAAGTGCCCGGCGAGCACCGCGCCAATCTGCGCCGCATCATCGTCACCCAGGGTGACACCGAGCCCGCGTCGGTCGAACAGCAACGCCACTTGGGCCTGACCGCGCCGTCGCTCTACGACCTGCGCAATCTCTTCCAGGTGAACGTCGAGGAAGGCCGTCACCTCTGGGCCATGGTCTATCTGCTGCACAAATACTTCGGCCGCGATGGCCGTGAGGAAGCCGAGGCGCTGCTCGAACGCCAGTCGGGCGACGAGAACAACCCGCGCATCCTCGGCGCGTTCAACGAGAAGACGCCGGACTGGCTCGCGTTCTTCATGTTCACCTACTTCACCGACCGCGACGGCAAATTCCAGCTCGCCGCGCTGGCCGAAAGCGCCTTCGATCCGCTCGCGCGCACCACCAAGTTCATGCTGACCGAAGAAGCGCACCACATGTTCGTCGGCGAATCAGGCGTTTCGCGTGTGCTGCAGCGCACCTGCCAGGTGATGAACGAGCTCAAGACCGACGATGTGGCCAAACTGCGCGTGGCCGGCGTGATCGATCTGCCGACCATCCAGCGCTACTTGAACTTTCACTACAGCGTGACCATCGACCTGTTCGGTGCCGACCAGTCAAGCAACGCCGCAACCTTCTACAGCTCGGGCCTCAAGGGCCGTTATGAAGAAGGCAAACGCTCGGACGACCACGCACTGCACGACCAGCGCTACAAGGTGCTTGAAGTGGTGGACGGCAAGCTGCAGGAAAAGGAAGTGCCGATGCTCAACGCCCTCAACGAAGTGCTGCGCGACGACTACATCAAGGACTCGAACGCGGGCGTCGGGCGCTGGAACAAGGTCATGGAAAAGGCGGGCATCGACTTTCGTCTCATCATTCCGCACAAGGCCTTCAACCGCCAGATCGGCGCGCTCGCAGGCGTGCGCATGAGCCCCGACGGCCGCCCGGTGACCGAGCAGGAATGGCAGACACGAAAGGACGAATGGCTGGCGAGCGACGCGGATCGCGCCTTCGTCGCATCGTTGATGCAGCGGTGCCTCGCACCCGGAAAATTCGCGGGCTGGATCGCGCCGCCGGTCATGGGCATCAACCGCCAGCCGGTGGACTTCGACTACGTGCGCTTCAACTGA
- the boxA gene encoding benzoyl-CoA 2,3-epoxidase subunit BoxA, with product MSTTTMIENGILNQHLIDPEICIRCNTCEATCPIGAITHDDTNYVVMADQCNGCMDCISPCPTGSIDNWRKVPVAEAYSLADQFGWEALPPELPPERLAAAALSSDAAGSAEVEDLSQAQAAIAAVAGLASNAGETREAEFRSAAFGATVPPWSAAHAYTNLYGPRNPVSAAVVGNINCTEAGFDNETHHIVLDFGAMPFPVLEGQSIAIIPPGVDANGRPHVARQYSIASARNGERPGYNNVALTVKRVMQDHEGQPVRGVASNYLCDLKVGDAVQVIGPFGHSFLMPNHPRSHIVMICTGTGSAPMRAMTEWRRRLRKSGKFDGGKLMLFFGARTPQELPYFGPLQNLPKDFIDNNFAFSRVAGIPKRYVQDVIRERAIDLAELLRDDNTHIYVCGLKSMEEGVVLALRDVIVQAELNWENVAAKLKQQGRLHLETY from the coding sequence ATGAGCACCACCACGATGATCGAGAACGGCATCCTCAACCAGCATCTGATCGACCCGGAAATCTGCATCCGCTGCAACACCTGCGAGGCGACCTGCCCCATCGGTGCCATCACGCATGACGACACCAACTACGTCGTCATGGCCGACCAATGCAATGGCTGCATGGACTGCATCTCTCCCTGCCCCACCGGCAGCATCGACAACTGGCGCAAGGTGCCCGTGGCCGAGGCCTATTCACTGGCCGATCAGTTCGGCTGGGAAGCCCTGCCACCGGAGCTGCCACCCGAACGTCTAGCAGCCGCCGCGCTTAGTTCAGATGCAGCGGGCAGTGCCGAAGTGGAAGACCTGTCGCAGGCGCAGGCAGCCATTGCCGCAGTGGCAGGCTTGGCTTCCAACGCGGGAGAAACGCGCGAAGCCGAGTTCCGCTCAGCCGCTTTCGGAGCCACGGTTCCGCCATGGTCTGCTGCCCACGCTTATACCAATCTGTACGGCCCCAGGAACCCGGTGAGCGCCGCCGTGGTCGGCAACATCAACTGCACCGAAGCGGGCTTCGACAACGAGACGCACCACATCGTGCTGGACTTCGGTGCGATGCCGTTTCCGGTGCTCGAAGGCCAGTCCATCGCCATCATCCCGCCGGGTGTCGACGCCAACGGCAGACCGCATGTGGCGCGCCAGTACTCCATCGCCAGCGCACGCAATGGCGAGAGGCCGGGCTACAACAACGTCGCGCTCACCGTCAAACGCGTCATGCAGGACCACGAAGGCCAGCCGGTGCGCGGCGTGGCCAGCAACTATCTCTGCGACCTCAAGGTGGGCGACGCGGTGCAGGTGATCGGCCCATTCGGCCACTCCTTCCTCATGCCCAATCATCCGCGCTCGCACATCGTGATGATCTGCACAGGCACCGGCAGCGCACCGATGCGCGCGATGACCGAATGGCGTCGCCGCTTGCGCAAGAGCGGCAAGTTCGACGGAGGCAAGCTCATGCTGTTCTTCGGCGCACGCACGCCGCAGGAGCTGCCGTATTTCGGCCCGCTGCAGAACCTGCCCAAGGATTTCATCGACAACAACTTCGCTTTCTCGCGCGTAGCGGGAATCCCCAAACGCTACGTGCAGGACGTCATCCGCGAGCGCGCCATCGACCTCGCCGAACTGCTGCGCGACGACAACACGCACATCTATGTCTGCGGCCTGAAGAGCATGGAAGAAGGCGTGGTGCTCGCGCTGCGCGATGTGATCGTGCAGGCCGAACTAAACTGGGAGAACGTGGCGGCCAAGCTCAAACAGCAAGGCCGCCTGCACCTCGAAACCTACTGA
- a CDS encoding family 2A encapsulin nanocompartment cargo protein cysteine desulfurase — MSTSNPLPIAEAAPFDPAALARIASELFRRAPGTQTQPVGVQPPTNWAPGGSPLASPAGFSPNVPGTPIPQGQIPGANFLPSNPGGVLALGNRVNALPPNAVAGNGVPDKAFAAVPAYEPRFAGVTDGAPVLSKGAPVQPVQPSSGGLDALSEQAVTAFAHQNAPGAYAFPAVPEAVKLPANVVPAASTVSADPQFYFVDAVTLPNGFVTPPKPHPHGEQAAPQIPAPRNAGFDVQAVRSDFPILSERINGKPLIWLDNAATTHKPRQVIERIAHFYEHENSNIHRAAHALAARATDAYEHAREVVRRFINAPDVNEVIFVRGTTEAINLVAKSWGGKHVGEGDEIIVSHLEHHANIVPWQQLAEAKGAKLRVIPVDDEGQIRLDEYQKLINDRTKIVAIGHVSNTLGTVVPVKEVVEIAKRKGIVTLVDGAQSIAHTPVDVQDIGADFFVFSGHKIFAPTGIGALWGRREVLEDMPPWQGGGNMIADVTFEKTVFQPLPNTFEAGTGNIADAVGLGAALEYVERLGIENISRYEHALVDYGMQQLGRIPGLRLIGTVPGKASVLSFTLAGYTTDEVGKALNAEGIAVRTGHHCAQPILRRFGVETTVRPSLAFYNTFEEIDALVTVVRRLAGQRRGQ; from the coding sequence TTGAGCACATCCAATCCATTACCTATCGCTGAGGCCGCACCCTTCGATCCAGCAGCGCTTGCGCGCATTGCGAGCGAGCTGTTTCGCCGCGCGCCGGGCACGCAGACGCAGCCCGTAGGCGTGCAGCCGCCAACGAACTGGGCACCCGGGGGGTCGCCATTGGCAAGCCCAGCGGGCTTTTCACCCAATGTGCCGGGCACGCCCATTCCGCAGGGGCAGATTCCGGGCGCGAACTTCCTTCCGTCCAACCCGGGCGGTGTTCTGGCGCTTGGCAATCGTGTGAACGCCTTGCCGCCGAATGCGGTGGCGGGCAACGGAGTGCCGGACAAAGCGTTCGCCGCCGTGCCTGCTTACGAGCCGCGTTTTGCGGGCGTGACCGATGGTGCGCCGGTGCTTTCAAAAGGCGCTCCGGTGCAGCCAGTGCAACCATCCAGCGGCGGCCTGGATGCGCTCAGTGAGCAGGCCGTAACGGCATTCGCGCATCAGAACGCGCCGGGCGCTTACGCGTTTCCTGCCGTGCCTGAAGCGGTGAAGCTGCCTGCCAATGTGGTGCCTGCTGCAAGTACAGTAAGTGCCGATCCGCAGTTCTACTTTGTCGATGCAGTCACGTTGCCAAATGGCTTTGTCACGCCGCCTAAGCCGCATCCACATGGCGAGCAGGCTGCGCCGCAAATCCCCGCGCCGCGCAATGCTGGCTTCGACGTTCAGGCGGTGCGGAGCGATTTCCCGATTCTTTCGGAGCGCATCAACGGCAAGCCGCTGATCTGGCTGGACAACGCGGCCACCACGCACAAGCCGCGTCAGGTGATCGAGCGCATCGCGCATTTCTACGAGCACGAGAATTCCAACATCCACCGCGCCGCGCATGCGCTGGCTGCGCGCGCGACGGATGCCTACGAGCATGCGCGCGAGGTGGTGCGGCGCTTCATCAACGCGCCCGATGTGAACGAGGTGATCTTCGTGCGCGGCACGACCGAGGCCATCAATCTCGTGGCCAAAAGCTGGGGCGGCAAGCACGTGGGCGAGGGCGACGAGATCATCGTCTCGCATCTGGAGCACCACGCCAACATCGTGCCGTGGCAGCAACTGGCCGAGGCCAAGGGCGCGAAGCTGCGCGTGATTCCGGTGGATGACGAGGGACAGATTCGCCTCGATGAATACCAGAAGCTCATCAACGACCGCACCAAGATCGTCGCCATCGGCCATGTGTCGAACACGCTGGGAACGGTGGTTCCGGTGAAGGAAGTGGTGGAGATCGCAAAGCGCAAAGGCATCGTCACGCTGGTCGATGGCGCGCAATCCATCGCGCATACGCCGGTGGATGTGCAGGACATCGGCGCAGACTTCTTCGTCTTCTCTGGCCACAAGATCTTTGCACCGACTGGCATCGGCGCGCTCTGGGGCCGCCGCGAGGTGCTCGAAGACATGCCGCCGTGGCAAGGCGGCGGCAACATGATTGCCGATGTGACCTTCGAGAAAACCGTGTTCCAACCGCTGCCCAACACGTTTGAAGCGGGCACCGGAAACATCGCCGATGCCGTGGGGCTGGGCGCGGCCCTGGAGTATGTGGAGCGTCTCGGCATCGAGAACATCAGCCGCTACGAGCACGCACTGGTCGACTACGGCATGCAGCAGCTGGGCCGCATTCCCGGGCTGCGTCTGATCGGCACGGTACCGGGCAAGGCGAGCGTGCTGTCGTTCACTCTGGCGGGCTACACGACCGATGAGGTGGGCAAGGCGCTCAATGCCGAAGGCATCGCAGTGCGCACCGGGCACCACTGTGCGCAGCCGATTCTGCGACGCTTCGGCGTGGAGACCACCGTGCGTCCATCACTCGCGTTCTACAACACGTTCGAGGAAATCGATGCGCTGGTGACGGTGGTGCGCCGGCTGGCCGGGCAGCGGCGCGGTCAGTAG
- a CDS encoding family 2A encapsulin nanocompartment shell protein, translated as MTATVGGTTALGDNAARQLANATKTAPQLSTISPRWLTHLLQWVPVEAGIYRVNQVKNPEAIKVTCTAKEHENQLPRTFVDYDEKPREFFLNAVSTVLDVHTRISDLYSSPHDQIKEQLRLTIETIKENQESELINNPEYGLLAQVSDEQRIFPLSGAPTPDDLDELLTKVWKEPAFFLAHPLTIAAFGREATRRGTPPPTVSLFGSQFITWRGVPLIPSDKVPVADGKSKILLLRVGDHRQGVVGLFQPGLPGEQAPGLSVRFMGINNHAIASYLISLYCSLAVLTPDAVAVLDDVEITKYHDYSVLDTYK; from the coding sequence ATGACAGCAACCGTAGGCGGCACCACCGCACTGGGCGACAACGCAGCACGCCAACTGGCCAACGCGACCAAGACCGCGCCTCAACTCTCGACCATCAGCCCACGCTGGCTCACGCACCTGCTGCAATGGGTGCCGGTGGAGGCGGGTATCTACCGCGTCAATCAGGTCAAGAACCCGGAGGCCATCAAGGTCACCTGCACCGCCAAGGAGCATGAGAACCAGTTGCCGCGCACCTTCGTGGACTACGACGAGAAGCCGCGCGAGTTCTTTCTGAACGCGGTTTCCACCGTGCTCGATGTGCACACGCGCATCTCCGATCTCTACAGCAGCCCGCACGACCAGATCAAGGAACAGCTGCGACTGACCATCGAGACCATCAAGGAGAACCAGGAGAGCGAGCTCATCAATAACCCGGAGTACGGCCTGCTCGCGCAGGTGAGCGACGAGCAGCGCATCTTCCCTTTGAGCGGCGCGCCCACGCCCGACGACCTCGACGAATTGCTCACCAAGGTGTGGAAAGAGCCTGCGTTCTTCCTCGCGCACCCGCTCACCATCGCCGCGTTCGGCCGCGAAGCCACGCGCCGTGGCACGCCGCCGCCGACGGTCAGCCTGTTCGGTTCGCAGTTCATCACCTGGCGCGGCGTTCCGTTGATTCCTTCGGACAAGGTGCCGGTGGCCGATGGCAAGTCCAAGATCCTGCTGCTGCGCGTGGGCGACCACCGTCAGGGTGTGGTGGGGCTGTTCCAGCCGGGCCTGCCGGGCGAACAGGCTCCGGGGCTGTCGGTGCGCTTCATGGGCATCAACAACCATGCGATTGCGTCGTATCTGATCTCGCTGTACTGCTCGCTCGCGGTGCTCACGCCGGATGCGGTGGCCGTGCTCGACGATGTGGAAATCACCAAATACCACGACTACTCGGTGCTCGACACCTACAAGTAA
- a CDS encoding helix-turn-helix domain-containing protein, with protein MSSQTFVHDFGLAVRQLREARGWSQEMLASHSDLHRTYVGEVERGLVTPSLITLHKLASALGMKASDLLSRTDQIASLRATQYLRLTAIAC; from the coding sequence ATGAGTTCACAGACCTTTGTACATGACTTCGGGCTGGCCGTGCGCCAACTGCGCGAGGCGCGCGGCTGGTCGCAGGAGATGCTGGCATCGCATTCCGATCTGCATCGGACCTATGTGGGCGAGGTCGAGCGCGGGCTGGTCACGCCGTCGCTGATCACGCTGCACAAGCTGGCGTCAGCACTCGGCATGAAGGCGTCGGACCTGCTCTCGCGCACCGACCAGATCGCCTCGCTGCGCGCAACGCAATACCTGCGCTTGACGGCTATAGCCTGTTGA
- the epsC gene encoding serine O-acetyltransferase EpsC, which produces MSTFDIPEIVKQLRQVRDQWREKQNRTDTEYREFPSRDAIARAVESFKGVLFPLRLGPPELRHATEDFYVGHTLDSALQTLLAQARIELHYRQRGSAVGVQEVDAQATNAVHQFAHSLPQLRQLLDTDVLAAFQGDPAARSVDEVVLSYPGVLALIHHRIAHTLYRLELPLLARIVSELAHSQTGIDIHPGAQIASGCFIDHGTGVVIGETAQIGSNVRIYQAVTLGAKRFPKDEQGHLQKGWARHPIVQDDVVIYAGATILGRVTIGQGAVIGGNVWITDDVPSGTHVSQARLQKDADATGSSTVSEARVAA; this is translated from the coding sequence ATGAGTACCTTCGACATTCCCGAGATCGTCAAGCAACTGCGGCAGGTGCGTGACCAGTGGCGCGAAAAGCAGAACCGCACCGATACCGAGTACCGTGAATTCCCCTCGCGCGACGCGATTGCGCGTGCGGTGGAGTCGTTCAAGGGCGTGCTGTTTCCGCTGCGGCTCGGGCCGCCCGAGTTGCGGCATGCGACCGAGGATTTCTACGTCGGCCACACACTCGACAGTGCGCTTCAGACGCTGCTCGCGCAAGCGCGCATCGAGCTGCATTACCGCCAGCGCGGCAGCGCGGTGGGTGTGCAGGAGGTCGATGCGCAGGCGACGAACGCGGTGCACCAGTTTGCGCACAGCCTGCCGCAACTGCGGCAACTGCTCGATACCGATGTGCTCGCGGCGTTTCAGGGTGATCCTGCCGCGCGCAGCGTGGACGAGGTGGTGCTGAGCTACCCGGGCGTGCTGGCGCTGATCCATCACCGCATCGCGCACACGCTGTATCGGCTGGAGCTGCCGCTGCTTGCGCGCATCGTCTCCGAACTCGCGCACAGCCAGACCGGCATCGACATCCATCCGGGCGCGCAGATCGCGTCGGGCTGCTTCATCGACCACGGCACGGGCGTGGTGATCGGCGAGACCGCGCAGATCGGATCGAACGTGCGTATCTACCAGGCGGTGACGCTCGGCGCCAAGCGCTTTCCGAAAGACGAGCAAGGCCATCTGCAGAAGGGCTGGGCGCGGCATCCCATCGTGCAGGACGATGTGGTGATCTATGCGGGTGCGACGATTCTGGGACGGGTGACGATAGGACAGGGCGCGGTGATCGGCGGCAATGTGTGGATCACCGACGACGTGCCGTCCGGCACCCATGTGTCGCAGGCGCGGCTGCAGAAGGACGCGGACGCCACGGGTTCGTCCACCGTCAGCGAGGCACGCGTTGCCGCGTGA
- a CDS encoding rhodanese-like domain-containing protein → MSTVELDIEVANLAPVLRQAMASAQDEGLPYAGSVPPVQAWELARRGQAVLIDVRTAEERKFVGQVPDSLHVAWATGTSLNRNPRFARELAALVSKLPKNDEHTPAVLLLCRSGKRSALAAQEAAKAGIEWVFNVSEGFEGDSDDAQQRGHFNGWRFHGLPWVQD, encoded by the coding sequence ATGAGTACGGTGGAACTGGATATTGAAGTGGCGAATCTGGCACCTGTACTGCGGCAGGCCATGGCCAGCGCGCAGGATGAGGGGCTGCCCTACGCGGGGAGCGTGCCCCCCGTGCAGGCTTGGGAGCTGGCGCGGCGGGGACAGGCGGTGCTGATCGATGTGCGCACTGCCGAGGAGCGCAAGTTCGTGGGGCAGGTGCCGGACAGTCTGCATGTGGCCTGGGCCACGGGCACGTCGCTGAACCGCAACCCGCGTTTTGCACGTGAGTTGGCAGCGCTGGTGTCCAAGTTGCCCAAAAACGATGAGCACACCCCGGCGGTGCTGCTGCTGTGCCGCAGTGGCAAGCGTTCCGCGCTGGCCGCGCAGGAAGCGGCGAAGGCGGGTATCGAGTGGGTGTTCAACGTGAGCGAAGGCTTCGAGGGCGACAGCGACGATGCGCAGCAGCGCGGGCATTTCAATGGCTGGCGCTTCCACGGGCTTCCGTGGGTGCAGGACTGA